The Dehalococcoidia bacterium genome segment CTCCGCTCCCGTCCCATGGGTCGTGTCATTCAACCCTTGACCCTCATGGGAGCCGATATTCGGGGGCAGGAGAACAACACCAAAGCGCCTCTGACCATCATGGGCGGAAGGCTGCACGGCATTCGGTATAAACTGCCGATAGCCAGCGCACAGGTGAAATCGGCCATTCTTCTGGCCGCCCTCTTTGCTGATGGTAATACGACCATCGAAGAGCCTGCACCCTCCCGCGACCATACAGAGCGCATGCTTCGGGCCATGGGAGTGGATTTGAAGTGTGAGGGTCCTCTGATTTCCCTGTCACCTCCTTACCATCCCCTTTCGCCGATGGATATTCGAGTCCCCGGGGATATCAGTGCTGCCGCCTTCTGGTTGGTGGCCGGAGCCATCCATCCGCATTCACAGATACGGATTAAAGGCGCAGGCATCAATCCCACCCGAAGCGGCGTGATTGAAGTATTGCAGTCGATGGGGGCCAAGCTCAGGATAGAAAATGAGCATCTCGATGGAAACGAGCCGGTAGCCGATCTCACCATCGAGTCGAGCTCGCTGAAGGGCATCACCATCGAAGGAGCCATGATCCCACGAGTCATCGATGAGATCCCTGCGATTGCTGTAGCAGCCGCAGTAGCCAATGGCACCACAGTCATTCGAGATGCAGCAGAGCTGAGGGTAAAGGAATCCGACCGGATCAAGACAACCGTCTCCGAGCTATCCAGGCTGGGGGCGCAGATCGAGGAGCTTCAGGACGGCATGATCATTCACGGCGTACCCAGGCTGAAAGGGGCCATGTGCGCCAGCCACAGCGACCATCGATTGGCAATGGCGCTGGGAATAGCGGGACTCATCGCCGAAGGAGAGACCATCATCGCTGACGCAGAGGCAGTCAACATATCCTACCCCAACTTCTGGAAGGACTTGAGCCGAATCAGTGGTTAAGCATACAAATCCGCTGCTGGTCATCATATCCGGCCCATCGGGGGTGGGGAAGGACGCCATTCTCAACGTGATGAAAAAGTCGGGAAAGCCTTATTTCTTCGCCATAACGGCCACTACAAGACCAAAGCGCCCCGGCGAAACCGATGGGATCGACTACCTCTTTGTGACCAGAGAAAAGTTCGAGAAGATGATCGATAACGGAGAGCTTCTGGAGTGGGCCAATGTCTATGGCAATTTCTACGGTGTCCCCAAACAGCCTATCGAGAAGGCGCTTGGGGAAGGCAGGGATGCCATCGTCAAGGTAGATATTCAGGGGGCAGCCACCATCAAGCGCAATGCGCCGGGAGCCGTTTCCATCTTTATCGCTCCCCCCTCAATGGAGGACCTCCAGCGGCGGCTGTCCAACCGGAAGACAGAATCGAAAGAAAGTCTGGACCTGCGCCTCAACACAGCCCGGGAAGAAATGGCCCAACAATCCGCGTTCGACCATGTGGTGATCAGCTATAATAAACAGATCAACCGGGCAGTGGCAGAAATCGAAACGATCATTCAAGAAGGAAACCCACCAACTCCGGCTTGAACCGGCCGGACACACAAACGCAAAGGCACTCCGTCATGGCAAAGAAGAAATTTGATTTTAAACGGCTGACCCCCTTGCGCCTGGGCGATGAAGTTTTAAGAATTCGCCGGAAGTCTACCGCGCGATTAAGAATACGTCGGAAGATACGGCGGTTCCTCGTTAAACTCAGGCGCTTGAGGAGAAGGTTTGTCAGACAGCTGACCAACCCCTTGCTGATGGATCGGGAGGATTTGATCATCCAGCGGGAGAACCCTCAGTCAAGGTTTGTTCCCCCCTGTGTTCGCCGGATCCTTACCAAACT includes the following:
- the aroA gene encoding 3-phosphoshikimate 1-carboxyvinyltransferase, whose translation is MKQRIQRSHLLKGEVTPPGDKSVSHRALMLNSIAAGKAQVSNFLPSADCLSTLACLQAIGVKIQHQESNVTIWGAGKEGFTPPQGTLDAGNSGTTIRILTGLLAAQPFVSTITGDASLRSRPMGRVIQPLTLMGADIRGQENNTKAPLTIMGGRLHGIRYKLPIASAQVKSAILLAALFADGNTTIEEPAPSRDHTERMLRAMGVDLKCEGPLISLSPPYHPLSPMDIRVPGDISAAAFWLVAGAIHPHSQIRIKGAGINPTRSGVIEVLQSMGAKLRIENEHLDGNEPVADLTIESSSLKGITIEGAMIPRVIDEIPAIAVAAAVANGTTVIRDAAELRVKESDRIKTTVSELSRLGAQIEELQDGMIIHGVPRLKGAMCASHSDHRLAMALGIAGLIAEGETIIADAEAVNISYPNFWKDLSRISG
- a CDS encoding guanylate kinase, translating into MVKHTNPLLVIISGPSGVGKDAILNVMKKSGKPYFFAITATTRPKRPGETDGIDYLFVTREKFEKMIDNGELLEWANVYGNFYGVPKQPIEKALGEGRDAIVKVDIQGAATIKRNAPGAVSIFIAPPSMEDLQRRLSNRKTESKESLDLRLNTAREEMAQQSAFDHVVISYNKQINRAVAEIETIIQEGNPPTPA